From a region of the Solanum stenotomum isolate F172 chromosome 2, ASM1918654v1, whole genome shotgun sequence genome:
- the LOC125857083 gene encoding protein MODIFIED TRANSPORT TO THE VACUOLE 1, which translates to MDSSRRAVESYWRSRMIDGATSDEDKVTPVYKLEEICDLLRSSHSSIVKEVSEFILKRLQHKSPIIKQKALRVIKYAVGKSGAEFRREMQRNSVAVRQLIHYKGQPDPLKADALNKAVRETAQEALSALFSSEDTKPPPTENLNLGGRIQGFGNTSYEIAAADDKRSFLSDVVGIGSATIKQGLNTLTQSPSLSLKKNDTGSYTSPNLQRSLTTQADRYQGISSHNDTSRFSRNPASATWTQDLQPSHPETTTKPDSGEKTREERLLETIATSGGVRLQPTRDALQVFLLEASKLDALALTHALESKLQSPSWQVRVKAICVLEAILRKKDDAHFGTMASYFTENRDVVVKCSESPQASLREKANKVLNLLNDGQTADAVAHVDRSANACNPAVQMPDLIDADNSDYLFGADDLANMQSSEGIKIASTSATPLMDDLFGDNSGSSFSSSQKKNDDDPFADVSFHTSTEKAPEADLFSGMTVDKSDATEIHSVNNRNGPELFDIFGPSVEVPQEPNNSRKDVPDLMNSLSLNGNESSMKQNGSSGETPYQNIFQEPTIDPRHQASNDAMNSILSSQAGGANANSMFPLGAMQYNLPPGFVLNPSFAPQALNYNAMGNIFAQQQLLATLSSYQQLGSMHPSTSASHAADSAEVYGSALPDIFNASISNQTPTSLMNTSKKEDTKAFDFISDHLAAARDPKRVI; encoded by the exons ATGGATTCAAGCAGGAGGGCGGTAGAGTCGTATTGGAGGTCACGGATGATCGATGGAGCGACCTCTGATGAAGATAAAGTGACGCCTGTTTACAAATTGGAGGAGATTTGTGACTTGCTTAGATCCTCACATTCCTCTATTGTTAAAGAAGTATCTGAATTCATCCTCAAACGTCTCCAACACAAATCCCCAATTATCAAGCAAAAg GCTCTCAGAGTGATCAAATATGCCGTCGGAAAATCTGGTGCAGAATTCAGAAGGGAGATGCAAAGAAATTCAGTCGCTGTACGCCAGTTAATTCACTACAAGGGTCAACCCGATCCTTTGAAGGCTGATGCACTCAATAAAGCAGTCCGTGAAACAGCACAGGAAGCATTATCTGCTCTATTCTCTTCAGAAGACACTAAACCTCCTCCCACAGAAAATCTAAATCTTGGTGGTAGGATACAAGGCTTTGGTAATACCAGCTATGAAATCGCAGCAGCAGATGATAAGAGGTCTTTCCTCAGTGACGTCGTTGGTATAGGAAGTGCTACAATTAAACAAGGACTTAACACTCTTACACAATCTCCATCCCTATCtctcaaaaagaatgatactGGAAGTTACACAAGTCCAAATCTTCAGAGGTCATTGACAACTCAAGCTGACAGATATCAAGGGATTTCTTCTCACAATGATACTTCTCGCTTTTCAAGAAATCCTGCTTCTGCAACTTGGACTCAAGATCTTCAACCATCTCACCCTGAAACAACAACCAAGCCAGATTCTGGTGAAAAGACCCGAGAAGAGAGGTTATTAGAAACTATTGCAACGTCCGGTGGAGTTCGTCTGCAGCCAACTCGGGATGCACTTCAGGTTTTCCTTCTGGAGGCATCAAAATTAGATGCCTTGGCTTTGACTCATGCCCTTGAGTCAAAACTGCAATCACCTTCGTGGCAG GTTCGTGTGAAAGCAATCTGTGTCCTTGAGGCTATCTTGAGGAAAAAAGATGATGCTCACTTTGGTACTATGGCATCTTATTTCACTGAAAATAGAGATGTTGTGGTAAAATGCTCTGAATCTCCCCAAGCATCATTAAGAGAAAAAGCAAACAAA GTCTTAAATCTTCTGAATGATGGACAAACAGCTGATGCTGTGGCTCATGTAGATAGGTCTGCAAATGCTTGTAACCCTGCTGTCCAGATGCCTGACTTGATAGACGCAGACAATTCTGACTATCTGTTTGGAGCAgatgatttagcaaatatgcaGAGTAGTGAAGGCATAAAAATTGCATCCACCTCTGCCACCCCTCTGATGGATGATCTATTTGGAGACAATTCGGGCAGCAGCTTTAGTTCCAgccaaaagaaaaatgatgatGACCCCTTTGCTGATGTTTCTTTTCACACCAGTACTGAGAAGGCGCCTGAAGCTGATCTCTTTTCTGGAATGACAGTTGACAAATCAGATGCTACTGAAATCCATTCGGTGAATAATAGAAATGGACCTGAACTGTTTGATATCTTTGGTCCCAGTGTTGAAGTTCCTCAGGAACCCAATAATTCTAGAAAGGATGTTCCTGATTTGATGAATAGTCTCTCCTTGAATGGGAATGAGtcatccatgaagcagaatggcaGCTCAGGGGAAACCCCCTATCAGAATATATTTCAAGAGCCCACTATTGATCCTCGTCATCAGGCTTCTAATGATGCCATGAACAGCATACTTTCCTCCCAGGCTGGTGGAGCTAATGCAAATTCCATGTTTCCTTTGGGTGCTATGCAGTATAACTTGCCTCCTGGCTTCGTGTTGAATCCATCATTTGCTCCTCAGGCTCTAAACTATAATGCTATGGGAAACATTTTTGCTCAGCAGCAACTCCTTGCAACGCTTTCCAGTTACCAGCAATTAGGGAGCATGCACCCATCCACTAGTGCTAGTCATGCTGCTGATTCTGCTGAAGTTTATGGTTCAGCTCTCCCCGATATCTTCAATGCTAGCATTTCTAATCAAACTCCTACTTCCTTGATGAACACTTCGAAGAAAGAAGATACCAAGGCATTTGATTTTATCTCG GATCATTTGGCTGCAGCTCGTGATCCAAAGAGGGTGATTTGA